In Chitinivibrionales bacterium, the following proteins share a genomic window:
- a CDS encoding radical SAM protein — protein sequence MKDRLSRFINYKVLGYPSSIVLQTMSGCNLKCRHCFLSQFGAGIPDGPRGAIDFEEFAVRAKKILPFIRRAETFLFSGFEALLHKDLFRMMEFTLSLNPAITFPIYTNGNSFRDDTVSLLSKFPVPEVAVSLDGMRKETVEAFKTGSSFERTVQAIRDLRAGLPASEIKTVFVMHRGNINEFPDYLDFVDSLGIKTIFVTNLLCFSKDFSGAALYGNNGNPEAEAVLDAAIHKAGRNGQELHLPRMRPEPLGCEQCLGLFIDIKGNVCPCDYLSVRTSFYLFDKENHPDPVMFGNILTGDMKNIWFGKEFSSFRALHKKAHVPPQCTCCTDAYGMLCSHRKVIR from the coding sequence GTGAAGGATAGACTCTCCCGATTCATCAATTATAAAGTGCTCGGCTACCCGTCGTCCATCGTGCTTCAGACCATGTCCGGATGCAACCTCAAGTGCCGGCATTGCTTCCTGAGCCAGTTCGGCGCGGGCATTCCGGACGGGCCGCGCGGCGCAATTGACTTTGAAGAATTCGCCGTACGGGCCAAAAAGATCCTCCCCTTTATCAGGCGCGCCGAAACGTTTCTTTTCTCCGGTTTCGAGGCGCTGTTGCACAAAGACCTGTTTCGCATGATGGAGTTCACGCTTTCGCTCAACCCGGCCATCACCTTCCCCATTTACACCAACGGCAACAGCTTCCGCGACGACACCGTCTCGCTGCTGTCGAAATTCCCGGTTCCCGAGGTGGCGGTGTCTCTTGACGGAATGAGAAAAGAGACGGTGGAGGCGTTCAAGACGGGATCGTCGTTCGAGCGCACGGTTCAGGCGATCAGGGACCTCAGGGCCGGGCTTCCCGCGAGCGAGATAAAGACCGTTTTCGTGATGCATCGCGGCAACATAAACGAATTTCCGGATTACCTCGATTTCGTCGATTCCCTCGGAATCAAAACAATATTTGTCACCAACCTGCTGTGTTTTTCAAAGGACTTTTCGGGCGCCGCCCTGTACGGAAATAACGGCAATCCCGAAGCTGAGGCCGTGCTCGATGCGGCAATACACAAGGCCGGGAGAAACGGACAGGAACTGCATCTTCCGCGCATGAGGCCTGAGCCGCTGGGATGCGAGCAATGCCTCGGCCTGTTCATCGACATTAAAGGGAATGTGTGCCCCTGCGATTACCTCTCGGTAAGAACCTCATTTTACCTGTTTGACAAGGAAAACCACCCCGACCCCGTCATGTTCGGCAACATTCTCACCGGCGACATGAAAAATATCTGGTTCGGAAAGGAATTTTCATCGTTTCGCGCTTTGCATAAAAAAGCGCACGTCCCGCCGCAATGCACCTGCTGCACCGATGCCTACGGCATGCTCTGCAGCCACCGGAAGGTGATCAGATAA
- the cysK gene encoding cysteine synthase A, with amino-acid sequence MKPSSVLDLIGNTPLVTLKGERVVAKAEFLNPGGSIKDRIALAMIETAERDGSLGQGTKIVEPTSGNTGIGIVMVGVAKGYEVYIFMPEGMSQERKNIIRVLGGNLVLTPDSQGVAGAVRAAEVFAKENKAFVPNQFKNPANPRVHYETTAPELWRQCEGNIDAFVSGIGSGGTLQGVGAFLKEKNKKIILVAVEPANKSALLGHEPGLHAIQGIGDGFIPDVLDVSLVDRIVEVTDDDAINTTRELAKSNSLLVGTSSGANVWAARKIAKENPGIIVATVLPDRAERYFSTGLL; translated from the coding sequence ATGAAACCGTCCTCGGTTCTCGATCTCATCGGCAACACACCGCTGGTCACGCTCAAGGGCGAACGCGTCGTTGCAAAGGCGGAATTTTTAAATCCCGGCGGCAGCATCAAGGACAGGATAGCGCTCGCCATGATCGAAACCGCAGAACGGGACGGATCGCTCGGGCAAGGAACCAAAATCGTCGAGCCGACGTCCGGCAACACCGGCATCGGCATTGTCATGGTCGGGGTCGCAAAGGGATATGAGGTCTACATTTTCATGCCCGAAGGCATGAGTCAGGAGCGCAAGAACATCATCCGCGTGCTTGGCGGCAATCTTGTGCTCACGCCGGACAGCCAAGGGGTCGCCGGCGCGGTGCGCGCGGCCGAAGTGTTTGCAAAGGAGAACAAGGCCTTTGTGCCCAACCAGTTCAAGAACCCGGCGAATCCCAGGGTGCATTACGAAACCACGGCGCCCGAGCTCTGGCGGCAGTGCGAAGGGAACATCGACGCATTTGTGTCGGGGATCGGCAGCGGCGGCACGCTGCAGGGCGTGGGCGCGTTTCTCAAAGAGAAAAACAAGAAAATTATTCTGGTCGCGGTGGAGCCGGCCAACAAGTCCGCGCTCCTCGGCCACGAACCGGGCCTGCACGCCATCCAGGGCATTGGTGACGGCTTCATCCCGGACGTGCTCGACGTCTCCCTTGTTGACAGAATAGTTGAGGTCACCGACGATGACGCCATCAATACCACCCGAGAACTGGCGAAATCAAACTCCTTGCTTGTTGGAACATCCTCGGGCGCAAACGTCTGGGCAGCGCGAAAAATTGCCAAGGAGAATCCAGGCATAATTGTGGCCACGGTCCTGCCCGACAGGGCTGAGAGGTATTTCAGCACCGGGCTTCTTTAG
- a CDS encoding HAD family phosphatase, whose product MIKAIFWDNDGVLVDTERLYFLATKKILSKEGIHLSKEQYHDLLLVQSKGAFVLAGQKGFSQADIETLRSRRNALYKSYLRKKPLVLNGVVETLELLSPHYTMGIVTTSTREHFDIIHKRAGLLDHFDFVITVDDVEKSKPDPEPYEKAVRRAGVDKEECIAVEDSQRGLTAALGAGVQCIIVPNELTRGGDFKGAYRIANSVKEIPGLIGAVK is encoded by the coding sequence ATGATAAAGGCAATTTTTTGGGACAATGACGGCGTTCTGGTCGACACGGAACGCCTTTATTTTCTCGCCACGAAAAAAATCCTTTCCAAAGAGGGAATTCACCTTTCGAAAGAGCAATATCATGATCTGCTGCTCGTCCAATCAAAGGGCGCGTTTGTCCTTGCCGGGCAAAAAGGGTTTTCGCAGGCGGACATTGAGACGCTTCGAAGCCGCCGCAATGCGCTGTACAAATCATATCTCAGAAAAAAGCCACTTGTTTTAAACGGTGTTGTGGAAACGCTGGAACTGCTCTCCCCGCATTACACCATGGGAATCGTCACGACCTCAACGCGCGAGCATTTCGACATCATCCATAAAAGGGCTGGCCTGCTTGACCATTTTGATTTTGTTATCACCGTTGATGATGTGGAGAAATCCAAGCCGGATCCCGAACCCTATGAAAAAGCCGTGAGGCGGGCTGGTGTTGATAAAGAAGAATGCATCGCGGTCGAGGATTCGCAGCGCGGGCTGACGGCGGCCCTCGGTGCGGGGGTGCAGTGCATTATTGTTCCGAATGAATTGACAAGGGGAGGGGATTTTAAGGGAGCTTACCGGATTGCCAACAGCGTAAAGGAAATCCCCGGATTGATCGGCGCCGTCAAATAG
- a CDS encoding OmpA family protein has product MNTVQKLAVAVLFAVPITVFAAVDDNPISAGTSTGRNVTGSAPEAVFQNPALLGTDRVPWGGLLLLPITDYGMGYWSDKLALSPFSFLANIPTDSAKQKAFIKDVLNNSFDIKPGDSADLVSKKISDKLKGGTSIYSGFRTSLLSFAYRRLAFDVTTHFDEELRIPEAPFDLLFSPKGSSVGLQRGNTLDFSSFNQQGIWATDFTLQLGLPLTIPALQKFFHMRYAAGGVGVKYVMGHSMLEASSTPGSHITYDSVQNVIKMDGHFNVQTAGLGLHGPWMMDNKNPFLDKDNNFSFPINGHGIGVDAGGILYDDDAALSINIENLGVLFWTNNVKSVTYDVKKDNLDLYSLISGINAHNKNADSAIYTLFGNRQAGETFPTSRDTLNNAASAVTTWLPLSLNIGYARIFDFTKATNKSLYILADYANVAVNYEQQLTPGPGRSYLPRLSLGSEFAFLHNFLPLRMGFVAGGPEQWASALGMGLNFRYFSIQGAYKAIGNWWFTPSRGFEVAAGLNINWGVKKKVKKVSHCPFEPDSTFKGTLGPDGCPDPDQDKDSICDPWVHELGKDSLYAKVCHGVDKCPTKPEDYDGFEDEDGCPDFDNDKDGIPDSLDKCPNAPEDFDGFQDKDGCPDYDNDQDGVPDSLDKCPNEPEDIDGFEDKDGCPDYDNDKDGIPDTLDKCPNEPETYNGYKDDDGCPDTVPKPTAKEEKALNKALRAINFKTASAELTTDSYTALMSIANFLKQYPFLRYEVQGHTDSRGNQDYNLLLSAARAASVRGYLVTQQGIPDSSLIAIGYGKTRPIATNATAQGRALNRRVEFKVIDTKEDYQRLKLLEADFHERVKAAQIKGAKY; this is encoded by the coding sequence ATGAACACCGTACAAAAACTCGCAGTCGCCGTGTTGTTCGCCGTGCCCATAACCGTTTTCGCGGCCGTTGACGATAATCCCATCAGCGCCGGTACCAGCACCGGCAGGAACGTGACCGGCAGCGCCCCTGAGGCGGTCTTTCAGAACCCGGCGCTTCTCGGAACCGACCGTGTGCCGTGGGGCGGCCTGCTTCTGCTGCCGATCACCGATTACGGCATGGGGTATTGGAGCGACAAGCTCGCGCTTTCTCCATTCTCCTTTCTCGCGAACATACCCACGGATTCGGCAAAACAGAAGGCATTTATCAAAGATGTGTTGAACAACAGCTTCGACATCAAACCGGGCGATTCGGCGGACCTGGTTTCCAAGAAAATTTCGGACAAACTCAAGGGCGGTACCTCGATCTACAGCGGCTTTCGCACTTCGTTGCTGTCGTTCGCTTACAGGCGTTTAGCGTTTGACGTCACCACGCATTTTGACGAGGAATTGCGCATACCCGAAGCGCCGTTCGATCTGCTGTTTTCCCCCAAGGGAAGCAGCGTCGGCCTGCAGCGCGGCAACACGCTTGATTTCAGTTCGTTCAACCAGCAAGGCATCTGGGCAACCGATTTCACGCTTCAGTTGGGTCTGCCCCTCACCATTCCGGCGCTGCAAAAATTCTTCCATATGCGGTACGCCGCGGGCGGCGTGGGCGTTAAATACGTGATGGGACACAGCATGCTTGAGGCCTCGTCCACTCCCGGCTCACACATCACCTACGACTCCGTTCAAAACGTGATCAAAATGGACGGGCATTTTAACGTGCAGACCGCGGGGCTCGGGTTACACGGCCCGTGGATGATGGACAACAAGAATCCGTTCCTTGACAAAGACAACAACTTCAGTTTTCCCATCAACGGCCACGGCATCGGCGTGGACGCCGGCGGCATTCTCTACGACGACGACGCGGCACTTTCGATCAACATCGAGAACCTGGGCGTGCTCTTCTGGACCAACAACGTGAAGTCTGTCACCTACGACGTCAAGAAAGACAACCTCGACCTGTACAGTCTCATCAGCGGCATCAACGCGCACAATAAAAACGCCGACAGCGCGATTTACACCCTGTTCGGCAACCGGCAGGCCGGCGAGACATTCCCGACCTCGCGCGACACGCTCAACAACGCGGCAAGCGCCGTGACCACGTGGCTGCCCCTCTCGCTCAACATCGGGTACGCGAGGATCTTTGATTTCACCAAGGCAACCAACAAGAGCCTTTACATTCTTGCCGACTATGCCAATGTGGCCGTCAACTACGAGCAGCAGCTTACCCCCGGCCCCGGGCGGTCCTACCTACCGCGCCTCTCGCTGGGATCCGAGTTTGCCTTCCTGCACAACTTTTTGCCTTTACGCATGGGATTTGTGGCCGGCGGCCCGGAGCAGTGGGCGTCGGCGCTCGGCATGGGTCTCAATTTCCGTTATTTCTCGATACAGGGCGCCTACAAGGCCATCGGCAACTGGTGGTTCACGCCGTCGCGCGGATTCGAAGTGGCCGCCGGCCTCAACATCAACTGGGGCGTGAAGAAGAAGGTCAAAAAGGTGAGCCACTGCCCGTTTGAGCCCGACTCGACGTTCAAAGGCACGCTTGGACCGGACGGCTGCCCGGATCCGGACCAGGACAAAGACAGCATATGCGATCCATGGGTGCACGAGCTTGGCAAGGACTCGCTCTACGCCAAGGTGTGCCACGGAGTTGACAAATGCCCGACCAAGCCCGAGGATTACGACGGCTTTGAAGACGAAGACGGATGTCCGGATTTTGACAACGACAAGGACGGCATCCCGGATTCGCTTGACAAGTGCCCGAACGCGCCAGAGGATTTTGACGGGTTCCAGGACAAGGACGGGTGCCCGGACTACGACAACGACCAGGACGGCGTTCCGGATTCGCTTGATAAATGCCCGAACGAGCCCGAGGATATAGACGGCTTCGAGGACAAGGACGGCTGTCCGGATTACGATAACGACAAGGACGGCATCCCGGACACGCTTGACAAATGCCCGAATGAGCCCGAAACCTACAACGGCTACAAGGACGACGACGGGTGTCCCGACACGGTGCCTAAGCCGACGGCCAAGGAAGAGAAGGCGCTTAATAAGGCGCTGCGGGCGATCAACTTCAAGACCGCGAGCGCGGAGCTCACCACCGACTCCTACACCGCGCTCATGTCTATCGCGAACTTCCTTAAGCAGTACCCGTTCCTGCGGTACGAGGTACAGGGTCACACCGACAGCAGGGGCAACCAGGATTACAACCTCCTGCTCTCTGCCGCACGCGCGGCATCGGTGCGCGGCTACCTGGTGACGCAGCAGGGCATTCCGGATTCCTCGCTCATCGCCATCGGCTACGGCAAGACGCGGCCGATCGCCACGAACGCCACGGCCCAAGGCCGCGCGCTCAACCGCCGCGTGGAATTCAAGGTGATTGACACCAAGGAAGACTACCAGAGGCTCAAGCTGCTCGAGGCGGACTTCCATGAACGTGTCAAGGCCGCGCAGATCAAGGGAGCCAAGTACTGA
- the hisH gene encoding imidazole glycerol phosphate synthase subunit HisH, whose product MISIIDYKAGNLTSVKRALDFLGIQSVITPDAEVVRKSERIIFPGVGNAAAAVPVLRERGIDKALAEAFSAGTPMLGICLGTQIILSRSEEGNTECLGLIKGNVLKFSLKDASLKIPHMGWNKLIMKKKHFLLKDVPPGTQMYFVHSFYPRPDNESAVIASCEYEIEFPAAIGVNNLFATQFHPEKSGPPGLSILKNFAAWEPQ is encoded by the coding sequence ATGATCTCCATCATTGATTACAAAGCGGGAAACCTCACCTCGGTCAAGCGGGCGCTCGATTTTCTCGGCATCCAAAGCGTGATCACGCCGGACGCCGAGGTTGTCCGCAAGAGCGAGCGCATCATTTTTCCGGGGGTTGGAAACGCGGCAGCCGCCGTGCCGGTGCTGCGCGAGCGCGGCATCGACAAGGCGCTTGCGGAGGCATTCAGCGCGGGAACGCCGATGCTGGGCATCTGCCTGGGCACGCAGATCATTCTGTCGCGCTCCGAGGAGGGAAACACCGAATGCCTCGGATTGATAAAGGGAAATGTGTTAAAATTTTCCCTCAAGGACGCCTCGCTTAAAATTCCCCACATGGGCTGGAACAAACTCATCATGAAAAAGAAGCATTTTCTTTTAAAGGACGTTCCGCCCGGCACGCAGATGTACTTCGTCCACTCATTTTATCCCAGGCCGGACAACGAATCCGCCGTCATCGCCTCGTGCGAGTACGAGATAGAATTCCCGGCCGCGATCGGCGTTAACAACCTTTTCGCCACGCAGTTCCACCCGGAAAAAAGCGGGCCGCCGGGACTTTCTATCCTCAAAAACTTCGCCGCCTGGGAGCCGCAATAA
- a CDS encoding Crp/Fnr family transcriptional regulator: MDISLLLDYSDFFKGISKKSKETLAAVCIPKTLQKNETLFSEGDTGHNMYLLSTGNIRVFKSGPGGRESVIKIIRPGEIFAEVILFEEDEYPASAAAVKKSLVYLIPKRQFSILLSDQSFRNDFIAILMKKQRYLAGRIHYLTSCDVEERFVRFLEEQYGRKQEYRILIPKKDIAQAIGTTSETFSRLMKRMQKDRILTLKKDRIVMREKFWADKQPSI; encoded by the coding sequence ATGGACATTTCCCTTCTCCTTGATTATTCAGATTTTTTCAAGGGCATCTCCAAAAAAAGCAAGGAGACCCTTGCGGCGGTCTGCATTCCCAAAACGCTGCAGAAAAACGAGACGCTTTTTTCCGAGGGCGACACCGGCCACAACATGTACCTCCTTTCCACCGGCAACATCCGGGTGTTCAAGTCCGGTCCCGGCGGCAGGGAATCGGTCATCAAGATCATCAGGCCGGGCGAAATTTTCGCCGAAGTCATCCTGTTCGAGGAGGACGAATATCCGGCCAGCGCTGCAGCGGTCAAGAAGAGTCTCGTGTACCTTATTCCGAAACGTCAATTCTCCATCCTGCTCTCCGACCAGTCCTTCCGCAACGATTTCATCGCCATACTCATGAAAAAGCAGCGCTATCTGGCTGGCCGCATCCACTACCTCACCAGTTGTGACGTGGAGGAGCGGTTCGTGCGGTTTCTTGAAGAGCAGTACGGAAGGAAACAGGAGTACCGGATCCTGATCCCCAAAAAAGACATTGCCCAGGCGATAGGGACGACATCGGAGACTTTTTCGAGACTGATGAAGCGGATGCAGAAAGACCGCATATTGACATTGAAGAAAGACAGAATAGTGATGAGAGAAAAGTTCTGGGCGGACAAGCAGCCATCTATTTGA
- a CDS encoding right-handed parallel beta-helix repeat-containing protein: MKQSALAVQSFMILYLSLVNSFSSTLIVAPSGGAYSSIQAAVNAAGPGDTVLVRPGTYNEAMSFGKSGDASGSITLKGDGGAILDGTGKGETGIAIDSRNYIKVIGMEVQNFTGSGTPIGISVQGSSSNLELRGNKVHNIENDNGNAHGIALYGTSATPISNVILDGNEVYNCKLGQSESMVLNGNVTAFTVSNNVIHDNDNIGIDFIGFEGNGPADQDQTRGGVCAANHVYHISSASNPTYGGDRSADGIYVDGGKDIVIERNVVDSCDIGIEVASEHGGKTTSGVTVRSNFVSRSYQGNILSGGYDATRGNAADIVIVNNTLYHGGDAEIVLQYNCSAIAIINNICVAKSGNPYLSNSGSNNTGITVDNNLYYGAGTSSPGSWPDGHPKYINPLLINAPADMHLQSASPARNSGATLSADTVGTLDIDGQPRVQEGIIDIGADEAGAAAVSRPFYTSQQRRAGINSSRHLITVFGIAPFVPATVRLFSMDGKNLRAVSFNNNDGMLMVDVNGLAAGRYLVKLSCGEEVITGIVWICK, from the coding sequence ATGAAACAATCTGCGTTAGCCGTCCAATCTTTCATGATTCTGTATCTTTCACTCGTAAACTCATTTTCCTCCACCCTCATCGTCGCGCCTTCGGGCGGCGCCTATTCATCCATCCAGGCGGCGGTGAACGCGGCCGGTCCCGGCGACACCGTTCTTGTTCGGCCGGGCACCTACAACGAGGCGATGTCATTTGGAAAGAGCGGCGATGCGTCCGGTTCCATAACCCTCAAAGGTGACGGCGGCGCGATCCTTGACGGGACCGGCAAGGGTGAGACCGGCATCGCCATCGACAGCAGGAATTACATCAAAGTGATCGGCATGGAGGTACAAAACTTCACGGGAAGCGGCACGCCCATCGGCATCAGCGTACAGGGAAGCTCAAGCAACCTCGAACTGCGCGGCAACAAGGTGCACAACATAGAAAACGACAACGGCAACGCGCACGGCATCGCCCTGTACGGGACGTCGGCGACGCCGATCAGCAACGTCATTCTTGACGGCAACGAAGTTTACAACTGCAAGCTCGGCCAGAGCGAATCCATGGTGCTCAACGGCAACGTCACCGCGTTCACCGTGTCGAACAACGTCATCCACGACAACGACAACATCGGCATCGACTTCATCGGGTTCGAGGGCAACGGCCCGGCAGACCAGGACCAAACGCGCGGCGGCGTGTGCGCCGCAAACCATGTTTATCACATCAGCTCCGCATCCAACCCCACCTACGGCGGCGATCGCAGCGCCGACGGCATCTACGTCGACGGCGGAAAGGACATCGTCATCGAGCGGAACGTTGTTGACAGCTGCGACATCGGCATCGAGGTAGCGAGCGAGCACGGCGGCAAGACCACGAGCGGCGTCACGGTGCGGAGCAATTTCGTTTCCCGGTCGTACCAGGGAAACATCCTTTCCGGCGGCTACGACGCCACAAGGGGCAACGCGGCGGACATCGTCATCGTCAACAACACCCTGTATCACGGCGGGGACGCCGAGATCGTGCTGCAGTACAACTGCAGCGCCATCGCCATCATCAACAACATCTGCGTCGCCAAATCGGGAAACCCCTACCTGTCGAATTCCGGCTCCAATAACACCGGCATCACGGTCGACAACAACCTGTATTATGGCGCAGGCACGAGCTCGCCGGGCTCGTGGCCCGACGGCCACCCGAAGTACATCAACCCCCTGCTCATCAACGCGCCGGCGGACATGCACCTCCAGTCTGCCTCTCCGGCGAGAAACAGCGGCGCCACGCTTTCGGCGGATACCGTAGGAACGCTTGACATCGACGGCCAGCCGCGGGTGCAGGAAGGCATCATTGACATTGGCGCGGACGAGGCCGGCGCGGCAGCGGTGTCACGTCCTTTCTATACGTCTCAACAAAGGCGTGCGGGAATAAATTCATCGCGACACCTGATAACGGTTTTCGGCATTGCCCCTTTTGTTCCGGCAACGGTGCGGCTTTTTTCAATGGACGGAAAGAACCTGAGAGCGGTTTCCTTCAACAACAACGATGGCATGCTGATGGTGGATGTAAACGGTCTTGCTGCGGGAAGATATTTGGTGAAGCTGTCCTGCGGTGAAGAAGTGATTACGGGGATTGTATGGATTTGCAAATAG
- the hisF gene encoding imidazole glycerol phosphate synthase subunit HisF, producing the protein MLSKRIISCLDVRDGKLAKSVKFVNTKDIGDPVTTAKRYYEAGIDELVFYDITASSDKRDIMLDVVSSVAAQIFIPFSVGGGLRTVDDCKKVLLAGAEKVNVNTAAVARPELIAEASAAFGAQCVVLSMDVLAVPVSKKTPSGYEIVTHGGRTRTGMDAVAWARRGERLGAGELVVNSIDADGTKEGYEIKLTRMMAEAVGVPVIASGGGGTPEHLYRVLTEGKADAALIASILHYGEYSLREIKEYLAKKGIQVRMT; encoded by the coding sequence ATGCTGAGCAAACGCATCATCTCGTGCCTTGACGTACGCGACGGCAAGCTCGCTAAGAGCGTGAAGTTCGTGAACACCAAGGACATCGGCGACCCGGTGACGACCGCGAAACGCTACTATGAAGCGGGCATCGACGAACTGGTATTCTACGACATCACGGCGTCGAGCGACAAGCGCGACATCATGCTCGACGTGGTGAGCAGCGTGGCCGCGCAGATCTTCATCCCGTTTTCGGTGGGCGGCGGCCTGCGCACGGTTGACGACTGCAAAAAGGTCCTGCTTGCCGGCGCCGAAAAGGTGAACGTGAACACCGCCGCGGTGGCGCGGCCCGAGCTCATAGCCGAGGCCTCGGCCGCGTTCGGCGCGCAATGCGTGGTGCTTTCCATGGACGTTCTCGCCGTCCCGGTTTCGAAAAAAACGCCCTCGGGCTACGAGATCGTCACGCACGGCGGCCGCACGCGCACCGGCATGGACGCGGTCGCCTGGGCACGGCGCGGCGAGCGGCTCGGCGCGGGCGAGCTCGTGGTGAACTCCATCGACGCCGACGGCACCAAGGAAGGCTACGAAATCAAGCTCACCCGCATGATGGCCGAGGCGGTGGGCGTCCCGGTCATCGCCTCGGGCGGTGGGGGCACTCCCGAACACCTGTACCGTGTCTTGACAGAAGGCAAGGCCGACGCGGCGCTCATCGCGTCGATCCTGCATTACGGCGAGTACTCGCTGCGGGAAATAAAGGAATATCTGGCGAAAAAAGGCATTCAAGTCAGAATGACTTGA